The following coding sequences lie in one Chelonoidis abingdonii isolate Lonesome George chromosome 6, CheloAbing_2.0, whole genome shotgun sequence genomic window:
- the ESM1 gene encoding endothelial cell-specific molecule 1 codes for MKNFLFFTILLVPVHIGTAWSAKYAVDCPESCDSNVCKSTLRCKRTVLDDCGCCKVCAAALGETCYRTVSGMDGVKCGPGLKCQFYTEEDDFGDEFGICKECPYGTYGMECRKTCNCQSGICDRVTGKCLKFPFFQLSVSKPPNRRKLVSHTENDMASGDGNSVKEEFVKEKVISSPVMKWLNPR; via the exons ATGAAGAACTTCCTGTTTTTCACCATCCTCCTGGTACCAGTGCACATCGGAACTGCTTGGAGTGCAAAATATGCAGTAGATTGCCCCGAATCTTGTGACAGTAATGTGTGTAAAAGTACTTTGCGCTGTAAGCGAACAGTGCTTGATGACTGTGGCTGTTGCAAAGTCTGTGCAGCAGCCTTGGGGGAGACTTGCTACCGCACTGTCTCAGGTATGGATGGTGTCAAATGTGGGCCTGGGCTGAAGTGCCAGTTTTACACTGAGGAGGATGACTTTGGTGATGAATTTGGTATCTGCAAAG AGTGTCCTTATGGTACTTATGGAATGGAATGCAGAAAAACTTGTAACTGCCAGTCTGGTATATGCGACAGAGTAACTGGAAAGTGTTTGAAGTTCCCATTTTTCCAACTTTCTGTTTCAAAGCCACCAAACAGACGAAAATTAGTATCACATACAG AGAATGACATGGCATCGGGGGACGGTAACTCTGTAAAGGAGGAATTTGTCAAAGAGAAAGTAATTAGCTCTCCAGTAATGAAATGGTTAAATCCTCGCTGA